Genomic window (Argopecten irradians isolate NY chromosome 13, Ai_NY, whole genome shotgun sequence):
TGTATGCCAACAGCACAATAATATCTGTTCTTACcaaagacattttaaaatcattttgtacTATTCAGTATTTTTTTGAAGTATATCTTTGGAAAAATTTACCCTATATAAAGTCATACTTTCCATTACATTAGCATAAACCTCTAgttcaaaattgttttgttaaatatgAGGGAAAGTAGCTTTATAGTATTTAGTGTATTGTTTGTCCATTTTGTATGTACTTGAACTAGTATTATTTCTATATTGTTTgtcttaaaggcccattacctttccggagcaaaatataaaggtttcttaaaaacattaataacatcagaaaatgcataccgttgacctaaaataaggttacgacaccaaacatatgcaagatttcctgcgtaatatatgaaaacagtggaaagtcaattcgctgttttgccgtctggcgcagtgatagtcaactaccgcgcggtatttaggacgacgtcgggaaacataatacgacccgcgttataaaaataaacatttaatttattttaatcaaatcgttcagaaggtgatgataaatgtagtattaacggtaagataataatttttaagattCTTCAAAACtatcaatcttgttttacattcctatttaaaaaaattaaaagccgtttcggaaaggtagtgggcctttaagtataGCTTCATAACCTTGCCATTAACCATGTATATTATACACTCTGTATGTATTCTAGTCAATCATTTCAGTACAATCATTTGtttaaaaagttttataatACAATGTTAGAATATCAACTCCATCTTCAACCTGTTACAAAAGTGGAAGCTTTTGAAGCATATCCATATGAATCATTTAATGTGGTTTGATTATCctaaagttttatatttttgtactaAGGGTCATGTAAATAGCAGgcagggcgttagaattgtacctgctgcccctattgcatgatcgtaacaggcgactaaatttaggatcttatcttttcacttcttcctaactgactttatctttcctaatgcctcccttggcaccgcctcacttttggccttgagttgagcgttcgcccctgtgaggaaggctctgggttctgtcccctggccgagacacaccaaagtctataaaagtggtagtttctgctcctgcttagcgttcagcatacagggagtgggacgactggttcgcccgttgtcagtataatgtgaccgggtggggcgtgttgcttggtgtcttcggcggcatgcttcattgatatagcactataaaaagggcaacagttccactatacaagaagacacaacacgaacataccacagtctcccagtccactcacctcgcacaacatacacgcaacacaccgcatacatgggggccgtccttacatgaccatggctgttggtaggacgttaataaatcaaacaaacaaacaaacatgtaaatagcaGAGATTTCACAGGTGAATTAATACCCCTGTATTTGCACAAAATTAGTCATgacttacaaaaatatttatctggACATATATTTTCTCAGGTCCCCCAATAATTTGATGTAGATGCTAACAGTTTCTCCTGTAGAGTTACAATGTAATCAAATGTAGCAGGAAATAATTACAGGTCacataaattatcaaacctgAAAAACAATCATGCTGCGATGTTCACAAGTCTTTATAGATTCAGGGGAATTGTTTAACCAGAATTGgttttatattcatataaacACTGTAACCATTGCATTCTATATCATTTACAGCTGCCATTTGTATTTAAAGATCAAAACTAAATATGTGTTTatactgaaataaaatcaattgtGATCAAACAACTGCTCCGAGTCTGCTATCGGAACATAACAGCATGATTATTTTTTCAAGTTTGATAATTTATGTAGTTATGCCTTGCTACATTTGACcacaaattacatgtaaagaGAAATTGGTAGCATCAACAGCAAATTATTGGGAATACCGACAAACTACATGTCCAGACCAATATTTTGGTACTTCATATGACTATTTATATCCAAATATGGGTATACCTATTCCCTTAAGAAATTCAGCATCAACCTGCTATTTACTTGACTCCTAAATTTCtactttttatttaatgttagaaagatttactttaaaatttcTGGTAGAAATATTACATGCAAgttttatacaagttttataTTACTGTTATATAAGTTTTATACAATGCAGttcacaaataaaatgtaaatttccaATAAATTTGCctctgtgatatatatttgaaatttgaatcaGAGATGAAAATCAAAAGCTGATTAGCTGATTTCAgtctttttcattttcaaaagataAACATTGTAGCTACCTGTTACATGTAATTCCATACATATACTTTCTATGTAAAAGTAAATTTAAGCCTTTGTCAAGATTTCCCATTTTCATCTCTGATATACAGGAATATACTTGCTAGCGCCCAGGTATTGTTGTCCTTTTTTGGAAGGACAGCAACTTGTTTCCATAATTCTTTACTTGCGTGTAGTCATTTCGACCACACGTACGGTGTTTGGATGCTCGTGCTGTTTCTCTGTACAGTGTAACTCGGGCATGACTTTGGTCTCTTTTTTTCAGATTTGactggacaggcaaaacgacatcggtgatatctgactgcattttccacgttcatagtgaaataaaggtatgtgaatatattatttcgtgtttgaagttgtgttttccatgtcgaaaatttatttaagaatatattgatattaaatatgtacatatttatccatgtttgacggaatacgggcgacttttgtagaggaaGGTGTACCTCTTCAAGCGAGCCGTTGATttccttgtccttttatatagtatatagtacacatgtatacacagcagactttctcacaacctacgttacaagtccctgtggccGCATGCTGCTAAGCATGGAGTAAATAATGGaacaatttgttgttttatggAGGTTTATCTGAACTTAATTTGATCCGACTATCGGCAGGTTGATACAGGTAGCGATAACTAATCTTCGTGTCGGATTTGATATGTGACACCAGGTGTGTCTAAATTTATAAACATGTTGTTGTTGTCGGATTTGCGTAGGACTTTTCGACCCAGCGTTCGCattcattttaaagttttgtatttAACTTTTTCAGTGAACGTATGACATGTTGGTGTGTGGTACAGTCATCTAATGAGTGAATATATCCATCAGTACAGGTGCACTCTGACGTAAGCCtttgttaatatgcttaagttTATTGTATGACAATccgttatatttacagtttgtagtactatgtacaacGATATTATTGATTGATCAATACGTTGATATAAAGTTGTGTAGGTTCgcatatatcatttacatactATCTACTACTCTTACTAGTATCAAAGTAATGACAAGCTATGCTAGCCATTTATTATCAGCAAATTTAATGTGCACATATTGGATATAGTTCAAACAACGTGAGGGTGTGTTTAATTAGTTCTATAATCAATTATGTTACAGTTTTTACGGGATCCAATAAAGCTGTCAATACGAATTGGAGCCTTGTTATCTGTCCGTCCGGGTTGAGCCAATACCTGGGGGCGGAACAGTAAAAAGTCAGAACAGACCTGTCCAGTAGTCCAAGGTAAGGTGTCATTGTTCATCGTTTGTTTATTGAGTGGCCATTACTCATACCATGTCGGGAACAGATCAAGTCCCTAATGGAGATAAACGAGATGAGCAGCCGCAGGAGGCGACAGGAAATGGTCCAGCCACACCCGAGCAAGGGCGGTGAGTTCGAAACCTCACTCCTAAGGCCTTGGAAGCCTACAATGATGCTATAAAGAAGCACCAAGATCTCATAAGTTCCACTTGGCAGAATGTTCATGAGCTAATATATACTATGAACACTATTGAAGACAACAAAACAGCCATAAACAATGCTAGAACATTTTTATATCTTGCATATGGAAATTACAGAATACAGGCCAGACACTATGTAAGCTATCTACATTCAAATTATACGGACGATAGCATTCGTTATCTTATTGCATTTACGAAGGAAGATGATTTTTATGACACAACAGTGAAAGGCGTCCTAGCACAACTTGATGACCAAGCGGGATGCGTTGGCTGAACGATCTACTCGTTCCTCACGCTCTGGTAGCAGTAACTCTCAGCGATCGTCGAAGTCAGACACTGGCTCTGAAGCGATAAGAGCAAAGGCAGCCAGAGAATTTTCTCAAAGGGAGGCGATTCGGAAAAAAACAAGCCGAGCTAAAAGACAAGAAAGCCTAGCTTGAGCCAGGACTCAGCGTATGAAACAAGAACTTGaagttgaccttgacctcattAAAGAAGAGAAGGTATGTGCTGAGGCAGAGGCTGAGGCTGGAGTTTATGAGGAGTTTTCTGCCTCTAAGTCGGGGAAGTCAGATATTTTCCTACCAAAACAAGTTCAAAGTGCATATGACCGGACAGAGgaatatgtaaacaaacattaaaGTACTGAGGGTCCTGATACGGCACTGCGAGTTACAGCAACCCCCTTCACACCTCAGGAATTTGTAACCAATCAACCCGAGATGCCTTCTCACCATATCACCAGTACCAAAGATGATGGTCTACCTGCTATTGTGAACTTTCTCATGCGAAAGCAACTTGCTTCGTCGCGACTAACTGCCTTTAACGATCGGCCATATTCCTATTTATGCTGGATGACCACATTTCAGTCAGTCATGAAAGAAGCATCTGTCACTCCAGGAGAAGAACTTGACCTCTTGGTCAAGTGGCTAGGGCCAATTTCGTCCACTTATGCTTCAAGTATTAGGAGTAGCAATGGTACCGACCCTGTCCTTGGGAGAATCATCTGAGAGATGCTGTCCAATCCACCCAGAGAGCAGCACTCATTCCCTCGAGGATTGTAGAGAATTCCTCAAAAGGACCCTATCGGACCGGAGGCAGTTCTTGAAAGACAAATCCATTTGTTATAAGTGTTGCTCCAGCGACAAGCATATCAGAAAAGATTGTAATGTACAAGTGAAATGCTCTGAATGTGGTAGCCGTAAATACATCACAGCCTTACATCAACCCCAGAACAACAGTGAGAGAAAGGACGTTTCCGACCATAAAGCGAAACAGCTGCATGGCGTGGAGGTTCAGGATGACGTCAACGGTAAATGTACCGCAGTCTGTGGTGAAGGGTTTCATGGACGTTCATGTGCTAAAGTAATTTTGGTGCGTGTGTACTCAGAAAATGAACCAGAAGAGCAGTGTCTGCTTACGCTCTTCTTGATGATCAGAGTAACAGGTCTTTGGCATCAAGTGAACTTTTAGATACCTTGGGAGTCACAGGAGATGCGATTGATTATACATTGTCATCCTGCTCAGGAAACTTCAAATGTTCTGGTCGTAAGTTGAAAGGGCTTGTAGTCCAGACAAGCAATGGATCAGACAGTTTCTGCCTACCTCAATTTATTGAGTGTAACAGCATTCCTTCCGATGATTCCGAAATACCCACACCGGAAATAGGTAGTCACTTCAGTCACCTTGACAGCATCGCCTCATGCCTTCCGGAGTACCGGTCAGACAGTTCAATTGGCTTATTGATTGGAAGAGATGTTCCTGAAGCACACCATATTCACCAACAAATAACTGGCCCCCGTGGGTCTCCTTTCGCCCAGAAGACCAGGTTAGGATGGGTAATTGTGGGAGAAGTTTGCCTCAACAAAGTACACCCACCTGACGAGCCAGTAAGGATAAGTTCCTTTAAGACTAACGTTATGAATGGGCATTTATCTCTGTTTACGCCATGTATAAACAACCTTCGTCTACAGGAAAGCATCATCTATGACCCATTGTTTCTCAAGACTAAGGATGACGAGATACCTGCCTGGTCAGCAGAAGACCGTGAGTTCGTGGACCTCATGAATCGTGAATGTGTTCAGGAAAACGGATTTTGGACCGCACCACTACCCTTTCGTAAAGGAATGAAGACGATGCCAAACAACAGATCTGTAGCCTTGAAACGAGCTATGATTTTGGATACCAGCCTGAAGAAGGACTTAGTCAAACGTCAACACTTTATTTCCTTTATGGAAAGGTTATCGGCTCCGGGGCTGCTGAGGTGGCGTCACCAACTAAAGGAGAGGTGTGGTATCTTCCTATCTTTGGCatttataacaacaaaaaaccTGGAAAAATTCGTGGAGTGCTTGACTCTTCGGCGGAGTTCAAGGGTGTTTCCTTAAACAAACACTTGCTGTCAGGCCCCAATCTCACAAACAGTCTTCTCGCGATCCTACTGCGCTTTCGTCGAGACAAATACGCTACATCTGCAGACATAGAACAAATGTTCTATCGTTTCCTAGTGAAGGAATAGCATCGAGATTACTTGCTTTTCCTGTGGTACCGCGACAACAACCCTGATCTTGTCTTGATTGAATACAGGATGCGCGCTCACGCATTTGGATATAGCCCCTCTCCTGCTATAGCAACCTTTTCACTTCGTAAGGCAGTCGAGGGAGCAGACGAGGATGTAAGGAGCTTCGTTACAAACAACTTTTATGTGGATGATGCCCTGACATCAGGACCAGAAGCAAAATGTGTGTCAGATCTCATGCAGTGGACACAAAGAGTACTGAAGCAAAAAGGTAACATTCGCCTACACCAGGTGGCATCAAACAGTGTTGAGATTGTTTAATCTTTTCCATCGGAGGACTTGGGGGGGAAACGTTTAGTCGTTAGACTTCCAAGTAGACAGCTTACCTACTCAGAGCAGTCTTGGAGTATCGTGGAATATGGCCAAGGACACATTTCAGTTTGATGTACATCTTTCATACCAATCATAATCACGCAGGGATATGTTGTCAACCTTAAACAGCATCTTTGACCCCATAGGCTTTCTGACCCCTTTCACCATCTAAGGCCGGAGTTTGTTAAGGGAGCTGACATCCGGGACGGATTGGGATACGCCTCTACCTGGCGAGCACCAAAGGAAATGGGACGACTGGAAGACGTCATTAAAGAAGTTGAAGGACGTCCAGAGTCCAAGGATGTACACCCCTGTGTCGACAAGCACAGCCAAAGATGTTCAGCTACACGTATACTGCGACGCCTCTGAATCAGCTGTGGCAGCAGTTTCCTACATAAAGATTAAAGATGACGGCACTTCACATGTCGAAGGCAAAGTTAGCCCACTCAATTCCTAGGTTGGAGTTGTGTGCCGCCGTCTTGGCCATCGAGGTTGGCGAGATTGTGTGTCGGACATTGAGTATACAAGATGTGAGATATCATAGTGATAGCCGTGTAGTCTTAGGTTATATCAACAACAGAACCAGAAGGTTTAATACGTACGTTGCTAATAGGGTGGAGAGAATACTTCAGAGTTCCCAGCCTTCCCAGTGGAAATATGTTTCAACGGCCATGAATCCGGCAGATCAAGCGACACGATCTTCGGCGCGAGTAGATGGTTTCGAGTCTAGCATATGGCTTCGAGGGCCAAAACAGCTACAAGAAGATACTGAATCAGCTTCTTCTGATGTCTATGGGTTAGTTGAACCTAAGGACAAGGAAATCCGACCTGAGGTGGCAGTTGTGCCATGCAAAACTGTTGTTGGAGACTTCTGTGACCGATTTGAGAGGTTTTCTAAGTGGCGACGTCTTGGAAACGTAGTGCTCAGAATCAAACAACTGGTTCACCGATTCAGAAAGAATAAGCGGATCAGCGCAGACCAGCCTGTGGAAACACTTCCCACCAGAGTCGACTCTGAAGTTACAATCATCAGACAAGCTCAAAAATCTGACTTCGAGGAAGAAATCTCGGATCTTTGCGCTGGCAAGCAAGTGTCGAAGACTAGTTCAATCAAGGGGCTTGATCCTTATTTGGACGACGCCGGCTTGTTGCGGGTAGGTGGTCGACTCAAAACCAGTAATCTGCCCATCAAGGAGACTAACCCGCTAATTTTATCAAGGAAGCATCACGTGGCACATCTGATTGTACAACATTACCATGAATGCGTCCATCACCAGGGTCCGTGATTACTGAGGGCGCACTGAGAAACAATGGTTATTGGATCGTTGGCGCCTAAAGACTGATTGGCAGGGTTATCAACAAATGCGTCTCGTGCAGAAAACTACCCGGTAAACTTGAACATCAAAAGATGGCAGATGTAGTAGTGAATTTTTGTGTAATTTGATATTCAGACAAGATAGAGAGCAAGCAAGAGAGTAGTAGAAAGTTGGATGCAGTAGGTTAATTATAGTGTAGTGATAAAGGGCAGGCGTAAGGACCAGTGACAAGGAGTAGAGTGAGGGGTCACAGGTGGTCCCGTGGCTTAGCGGGACAGAGAACAGATGTGTTTTTGTAAGAATTTAAATGCTTAATTATGGTTAGATGTAGATAGCCTAGAATTGTGTATGAAATGTCCTTAGATTATTCAATTGGTATAGTTTTGCATGATACAAGTAGATAAAAGATACAGTTTAGGATAAATTAGTATTTATGGTTTTTGTGTCTCAGATAACacagatattacatgtatttgaatttaaacttaaataacttcaacaaacaaacaatgccTTAGACTTTATAACTTGCAGTTGATAGAGTAGAATATCCTATATAGTTTGGTGTgcataaatatattattgacTTTATAATTAGATTGTAAGAATGGAATGAGTCCCATACCAGTTTAACAGGAAAGTTACAGAGTGAATGTTTGGAGGGTCATCTTAGGGGATTTCTTCGGCGCAGTTCGAGTGAGAGAGATAAAAGCGACAAGTCAGGTGTGAGGGGTAGATTTAGATTTTGGATTTCATTCGGAGCATTTGAACACTACAGTAATAAAGGACAAGAAATCAAGTAACAGTCTTCACCGTTATAACATTTGGTGGAGAATTCCTTACAACCGGTACCTGATAATATCAACAAAAAGAACTTTTGAACATTTGGATTTAACAGAAAAATGGCTAACAACAACAATATAGAATTGACTCTTATACAACCCTTCACAAGAGATTCATCAGACGACGCTAAGCTGTGGAGCACAAGATTCCAACTATTTGTGAAGACAAAGGGATTCAATCAACACAAAGCCCAAACTGTGCTGCCATTGTGCCTTAAAGATGGCGCATTAAGATGGTACATGAGTTTACCTGATACCATCACGGAGGACTACGAAACGCTCACCAATGCCTTTTTGCAAAGATATGGTCCTGATAACAACACGAAATGGCAAAGAACTGCACAACTGTACCAGACCAAACAAACTTCTGGACAGTCAGTAGAAGACTTTATCACCATGCTAACTGGTAAAGGCCAAGATGTGGGATTATCAGAAGACCAAATCCAACTTAGATGTTTCTCTGGATTTTATTGACAATACTTCCAACCTCAGTAAAACCGCCAGTGAGTATTTGAAACAACTACAACAAATGCCTCAGCTAACACAACAAATAGCAAAGGAAAACGTCACTTCAAGTCAACAGGCatacaaaaaaacaatatgATGAATCACGGAAAACAAATGAACCAACGTTCGAAATTGGACAAAGAGTTTGGCTACACAATCCCAAAATACCAAATAAGAAATCTGCAAAACTTCAGTGTAAATGGACAGGGCCATACTACATATCTGATTTAGGGGCCAAATCACACTTATAGAATTCACAACTGCAGGACACATAAGGTAATGAAAGCCTTGGTACATGCCAACAGACTAAAGGCATACCATGACCCAAACTGTCGAGAGGAGCTGTACCCTGGAAGTCAACTTGAACCAAAAGAAAGCATACCGGATACTCAGCAGGAGGATACTTCCCAAATTACCACCCTTGAGGAAACGTCACAAACGACAACCCAGGAGGAAAATTCCTAAGCTGCCAATCAACAGGATTGGGGAATAGTTGACAAACTCTTAGCATCAAGTAGACATAGAGGACGCAA
Coding sequences:
- the LOC138305708 gene encoding uncharacterized protein, which produces MTALHMSKAKLAHSIPRLELCAAVLAIEVGEIVCRTLSIQDVRYHSDSRVVLGYINNRTRRFNTYVANRVERILQSSQPSQWKYVSTAMNPADQATRSSARVDGFESSIWLRGPKQLQEDTESASSDVYGLVEPKDKEIRPEVAVVPCKTVVGDFCDRFERFSKWRRLGNVVLRIKQLVHRFRKNKRISADQPVETLPTRVDSEVTIIRQAQKSDFEEEISDLCAGKQVSKTSSIKGLDPYLDDAGLLRVGGRLKTSNLPIKETNPLILSRKHHVAHLIVQHYHECVHHQGP